The segment GAAGTGCTGAAAGTGCAACTAGGGGACGTTCAATAAAGAAACACGAAATAAAAGGGAAGCGATTAACTAAACACCCAAACCATCATAATACGTTGGTTTATTCACCCATAAAAGAATTAATGCTTGAAGAGATTTGGTATATTATTAATGCCTTACCCTCTCCTTGGAATTACGATAACACTAAACTATTTCAAATTTATTCAAATGCAAGTGCAGATGATTATGAATGTCCGACAGTTGTTACCAACAAAAGTCATACATCATGTGGTCAAAGCCGATTTGGCTGTTGGACTTGTACTGTAGTTAAAGAAGATAAATCTATGACTGCATTGATTAAAAATGGTGAAGATTGGATGACTCCGTTATTGAAGTACAGAGACAATTTGGAAAAAGAAAGAAACATTTCCGACAACCGACTTGCTACAAGAAGAAACGGTCAGCCTGCCGTAACTGAGGACGGGCATAAACAAGGAAATTATTCTCCTGAGTATCGAGCAAAAAAATTAAGGGAACTTTTAGAACTACAAATAGAAATACAAAAAATAAAACCATTAACCGAACTAATAACCAACCAAGAACTTATTGCAATTCAGGTTTATTGGTATCGTGATGGTATTTTTGATTTTAAGGTTGGTGAAATATTCGCAAGAATTTATGGAAGAGATATTGAAACTGAAAATGCCAATATTGAAAATTCCATTGAAAAAAGATTATTAAAAAGTGTTT is part of the Bacteroidota bacterium genome and harbors:
- the dndC gene encoding DNA phosphorothioation system sulfurtransferase DndC, producing MNKRIDNIVNELVDQYTYGDTSERPWIIGFSGGKDSTVLLTLVWRALEKIKKEFPYPFQLRRQVYVVCNDTMVENPIITEYVDDVLSQIEKEARNQDLPIIVQKTIPKIESTFWVNILGKGYPVPNNAFRWCTDKLKIRPTSSFIEEQVSEKGEAIILIGVRSAESATRGRSIKKHEIKGKRLTKHPNHHNTLVYSPIKELMLEEIWYIINALPSPWNYDNTKLFQIYSNASADDYECPTVVTNKSHTSCGQSRFGCWTCTVVKEDKSMTALIKNGEDWMTPLLKYRDNLEKERNISDNRLATRRNGQPAVTEDGHKQGNYSPEYRAKKLRELLELQIEIQKIKPLTELITNQELIAIQVYWYRDGIFDFKVGEIFARIYGRDIETENANIENSIEKRLLKSVCENNKKDYELINNLLTLQHSKTLLLTNYGLQNDIEKRIESFVKEEANHEN